A genomic window from Cucumis melo cultivar AY chromosome 8, USDA_Cmelo_AY_1.0, whole genome shotgun sequence includes:
- the LOC103484574 gene encoding pentatricopeptide repeat-containing protein At1g55890, mitochondrial-like, whose product MSSSSLFRRLHGIFNHSRSPTRIFNKPNLSLPSSATKKSNKSPAATPLTAEQGLQELANKFIKNSESKLFRRKKGTYDYTIRLLAVRKSFSMIEDIIEAQKKYEDIKDEGFATRLIMLYGKAGMLSHARKLFDELPALNCERTVRSFNALLSSCVNSKEFDQVEKIFREVPRELSIEADVRSYNIVINAYCEMDALDKAILFFNDMEKNGMEPDLVTFNTLLAALYRKGQFSDGESIWAMMESKNIAPNLISYNARLRGMVLEKRIQDGIELLAEMEEKEIKPDVYSYNILIKGFCEDGDLEEAKKWYDKLKESEVVPNASTYATLLSLLCEQGDFDFGLQLCKEAIDNGLVFHTAEVQRVVDGLAEDSKMEEANDLVELYNSNSKLKFKLKLPQNST is encoded by the coding sequence ATGTCTTCCTCTTCCCTCTTCCGTCGTCTCCATGGCATCTTCAACCATTCTCGTTCCCCCACACGCATATTCAACAAACCCAACCTGTCGCTTCCTTCCTCAGCTACCAAAAAATCCAACAAATCCCCAGCCGCAACTCCTCTCACCGCCGAACAAGGTCTTCAAGAGCTCGCTAACAAGTTTATTAAGAACTCCGAGTCCAAACTATTTCGCCGCAAGAAAGGTACCTATGATTATACAATTCGCCTTCTTGCTGTCCGTAAAAGTTTTTCCATGATTGAAGATATTATAGAAGCCCAGAAGAAGTATGAGGACATTAAAGACGAAGGTTTTGCGACCCGCCTCATTATGCTCTATGGGAAAGCGGGCATGTTATCTCATGCGCGCAAGTTGTTCGATGAATTGCCTGCACTGAATTGCGAGCGGACTGTTCGGTCTTTTAATGCCCTTTTGTCTTCTTGTGTTAATTCCAAGGAATTTGATCAAGTTGAGAAGATTTTTAGGGAGGTGCCACGGGAACTTTCGATAGAAGCAGATGTGAGATCGTATAATATTGTTATCAATGCTTATTGCGAGATGGACGCTTTGGATAAAGCCATCTTGTTCTTCAATGACATGGAGAAGAATGGAATGGAGCCAGATTTGGTTACATTCAATACGCTTTTAGCTGCACTCTATAGAAAGGGTCAGTTCTCAGATGGAGAAAGCATCTGGGCTATGATGGAAAGCAAGAACATTGCTCCTAATCTAATAAGTTACAATGCGAGGTTGCGAGGAATGGTTCTAGAGAAGAGAATTCAAGATGGGATTGAGTTGCTAGCTGAAATGGAGGAGAAGGAAATCAAGCCAGATGTGTACAGTTACAATATTCTGATTAAAGGCTTTTGTGAAGATGGGGATTTGGAGGAAGCCAAAAAATGGTATGACAAACTGAAGGAGAGTGAAGTTGTTCCAAATGCATCGACTTACGCGACACTTCTCTCCTTGCTGTGCGAGCAGGGTGATTTTGATTTTGGACTTCAGCTGTGCAAGGAGGCCATTGATAATGGATTAGTTTTTCATACAGCGGAGGTGCAGCGTGTGGTCGATGGATTGGCTGAAGATTCCAAGATGGAAGAAGCAAATGACCTTGTGGAGCTCTACAATTCTAACAgtaaattaaaattcaaattgaaaCTGCCTCAGAACAGCACTTGA
- the LOC103485315 gene encoding pentatricopeptide repeat-containing protein At1g55890, mitochondrial-like → MFSSSLSRRLHGIFNHSRSPTPRFNKPNPSPPSSATKKCNKSTAATPLTSEQRRFQNLVDRFIKNSESKRFRQNKGKYDYTVRVLAVRKNFSMIEDIIEAQKKYEEIKEEGFATRLIKLYGKAGMISHARKLFDELPALNCERTAQSFNALLASCVKCKEFDQVDKIFREVQQEVSIKADVISYNIVINAYCEMDALDKAILFFNDMEKNGMEPNLVTFNTLLTALYRKGQFLDGESIWALMENKNIAPDLISYNARLRGMILEKRIRDGIELLAEMEKKEIKPDVHSYNILIKGFCVDGDLEEAKKCYVKFKESEVVPNATTYKTLLPLLCEQGDFDFGLQLCKEAIDNGLVFHTAEVQRVVDGLAEVSKMEEAKELVELYNSNNYLKFKLKLPQNST, encoded by the coding sequence ATGTTTTCCTCTTCCCTCTCCCGTCGTCTCCATGGCATCTTCAACCATTCTCGTTCCCCCACACCCAGATTCAACAAACCCAACCCCTCGCCTCCTTCTTCAGCTACCAAAAAATGCAACAAATCCACCGCCGCAACTCCTCTCACGTCCGAACAACGACGTTTTCAAAACCTCGTTGACAGGTTCATTAAGAACTCCGAGTCCAAACGATTCCGCCAAAACAAAGGTAAGTATGATTATACAGTTCGCGTTCTTGCTGTCCGTAAAAATTTTTCCATGATTGAAGATATTATAGAAGCCCAGAAGAAGTATGAGGAGATTAAAGAAGAAGGTTTTGCGACCCGCCTCATTAAGCTCTATGGGAAAGCGGGCATGATCTCTCATGCGCGCAAGTTGTTCGATGAATTGCCTGCACTGAATTGCGAGCGGACTGCTCAGTCTTTTAATGCCCTTTTGGCTTCTTGTGTTAAGTGCAAGGAATTTGATCAAGTTGACAAGATTTTTAGGGAGGTACAACAGGAAGTTTCGATAAAAGCAGATGTGATATCGTATAATATTGTTATCAATGCTTACTGCGAGATGGACGCTTTGGATAAAGCCATCTTGTTCTTCAATGACATGGAGAAGAATGGAATGGAGCCAAATTTGGTTACATTCAATACGCTTTTAACTGCACTCTATAGAAAGGGTCAGTTCTTAGATGGAGAAAGCATCTGGGCTTTGATGGAAAACAAGAACATTGCTCCTGATCTAATAAGTTACAATGCGAGGTTGCGAGGAATGATTCTAGAGAAGAGAATTCGAGATGGGATTGAGTTGCTAGCCGAAATGGAGAAGAAGGAAATCAAGCCAGATGTGCACAGTTACAATATTCTGATTAAAGGCTTTTGTGTAGATGGGGATTTGGAGGAAGCCAAAAAATGCTATGTCAAATTCAAGGAGAGTGAAGTTGTTCCAAATGCAACGACTTACAAGACACTTCTCCCCTTGCTTTGCGAGCAAGGTGATTTTGATTTTGGACTTCAGCTGTGCAAGGAGGCCATTGATAATGGATTAGTTTTTCATACAGCGGAGGTGCAGCGTGTGGTTGATGGATTGGCTGAAGTTTCCAAGATGGAAGAAGCGAAGGAACTTGTGGAGCTTTACAATtctaataattatttaaaattcaaattgaaattacCTCAGAACAGCACTTGA
- the LOC127150521 gene encoding pentatricopeptide repeat-containing protein At1g55890, mitochondrial-like encodes MVKPVPYYTHLFTSVSLQLRNMFSSSLSRRLHGIFNHSRFPTPIFNKPNPSPPSSATNKCNKSTAATPLTAEQGLQKLVNKFIKNSESEKFRRKDSIYFSTVRLLALHKKFSMIEDIIEAQKKYEEIKEEGFATRLIKLYGKAGMFSHARKLFDELPELNCERTVKSFNALLTSCVNSKEFNQIETIFREVPQEVSIEADVISYNIVINACCEMDALDKAILFFNDMEKNGMEPNLVTFNTLLTALYSKGQFLDGESMWARMENKNIAPDLISYNARLRRMVLEKRIQDGIDLLAEMEEKAIKPNLDSYYILIKGFCEDGDLEQAKKWYYKLKENEVNPNASIYRTLLPLLCEKGDFDSALQLCKESFGCGIVFLAEEVKRVVDGLAEISKIEEAKDLVELYNSHSIFKLKLPQRST; translated from the coding sequence ATGGTAAAGCCCGTCCCTTATTACACACACCTTTTTACCTCTGTTTCTCTTCAGTTGAGAAATATGTTTTCCTCTTCCCTCTCCCGTCGTCTCCATGGCATCTTCAACCATTCTCGTTTCCCCACACCCATATTCAACAAACCCAACCCCTCGCCTCCTTCTTCAGCTACCAATAAATGCAACAAATCAACCGCCGCAACTCCTCTCACCGCCGAGCAAGGTCTTCAAAAGCTCGTTAACAAGTTCATAAAGAACTCGGAATCCGAAAAATTTCGCCGCAAGGACAGTATTTATTTTTCTACAGTTCGCCTTCTTGCTTTACATAAAAAATTTTCCATGATTGAAGATATTATAGAAGCCCAGAAGAAGTATGAGGAAATTAAAGAAGAAGGTTTTGCGACCCGCCTCATTAAGCTCTATGGGAAAGCGGGCATGTTCTCTCATGCACGCAAGTTGTTCGATGAATTACCTGAACTGAATTGCGAGCGGACTGTTAAGTCTTTTAATGCACTTTTGACTTCTTGTGTTAATTCCAAGGAATTCAATCAAATTGAAACAATTTTTAGGGAGGTACCACAGGAAGTTTCGATAGAAGCAGATGTGATATCGTATAACATTGTTATCAATGCGTGCTGCGAGATGGACGCTTTGGATAAAGCCATCTTGTTCTTCAATGACATGGAGAAGAATGGAATGGAGCCAAATTTGGTTACATTCAATACGCTTTTAACTGCACTCTATAGTAAGGGTCAGTTCTTAGATGGAGAAAGCATGTGGGCCAGGATGGAAAACAAGAACATTGCTCCTGATCTAATAAGTTACAATGCGAGGTTGCGAAGAATGGTTCTAGAGAAGAGAATTCAAGATGGGATTGACTTGCTGGCTGAAATGGAGGAGAAGGCAATCAAGCCAAATCTGGACAGTTACTATATTCTGATTAAAGGCTTTTGTGAAGATGGGGATTTGGAGCAAGCCAAAAAATGGTATTACAAATTGAAGGAGAACGAAGTTAATCCAAATGCATCGATTTACAGGACACTTCTCCCATTGCTTTGCGAGAAGGGTGATTTTGATTCTGCACTTCAACTGTGCAAGGAGTCCTTTGGTTGTGGAATAGTTTTTCTTGCAGAGGAGGTGAAACGTGTGGTTGATGGATTGGCTGAAATTTCCAAGATTGAAGAAGCTAAGGACCTTGTGGAGCTCTACAATTCTCattcaattttcaaattgaaattgCCTCAGAGGAGCACTTGA